The window CAGTGATGCTGGCGAGATTAGAGTAGATGAGAGGCTAAAATCTCATCTCTATCACGAGATCAGAAATGAACTTCTTAGGGATAATAGTTATGTAATGTATTATATCGTGaggtttattatatattatctgatttattattactgttatcatcatggcataataagaatgatgttgGACCAACTTGCTTACGTGAACTTATAAGTACTTGATTTTTAGCCTCTTTTGCCCTATGGCTGTGTTTTAGgcatgtgagcgtgtgtgtgtgtgtgtgtgtgtgtgtgtgtgtgtgtgtgtgtgtgtttaatcttGTACAGTCACATTTTGGGGAAATAATTTTTTGCCTCCAAACCGTAaaaatgtctgaatgtgtgtagaAGTAAATAAACCTCTGCTGTACTTTTAGAGTTCCATAGCAAAACTTGAGGAGAAACACCAGAAGGCTGAGGAGACCATTGCTCAGCTGGAGGCAGAGAAGGCGATCCTGACCAACCAGGTGGAGAAACTCCAAGGAACATTGCAGAACATGGGGAACATGCTCACTGAGACTCACAGGGAGTGTGATGAGCTAACAGATGTAAGCAAGAAAAATCTTGCATTAAGCGGCTCCTACAGTAATAACATgaggattttatttatgttttagcATTAAGCACTCGAATTTAATCGTCTTTTGccccatgtgtgtgtattaggagTATGAGCGAGAGCAGGAGGCTCACAGTATCCTCCAGAAGGAGAGCGATGAGATGAAGGAGACTCTGACGCAAAAGGAGGAGTTACTACAGGTAAACTTTCCTTTTCATGAAAGCATGACTGCTACTGTAAGCTTTGTAAGAAGTAAATAAAGCCAATAAGCCCTAATCGTCATACTTCTTTAGGTCTCATTGGCTGAAGCTGAGGAGAAATACCAGAAGGCTGAGGAGTCCATTGCTCAGCTGGAGGTGGAGAAGGCgaacctgaccaatcaggtggAGAAACTGCAAGAAAAAGTGCAGAACATAGAGAACATGCTCACTGAGAGTCGCAGGGAGTGTGAAGCACTAATGAACGTAAGTGAGAAAAGTCCTTGCATTAAGCAGCTCCTATAGTAATAACATGAGGATTTTATTTACGTTTAAGCATTAAGCACTCAAATTTAATCCTCTTTTGCCCcgtgtgtgttttaggagtaTGAGCGAAAGCAGGAGGCTCACAGCATCCTCAAGGAGCTTGAGATGAAGAACAATGAGATGAAGCAGACTCTGATGGAAAAAGAGGAATTACTGAAGGTAAACTTCCTTTTCATGAAACCATGACTGCTATtgtgaactctgtgtgtgtgtgtgtgtgtgtgtgtgtgtgtgtgtgtgtgtgtgtgtgctagtttacttacattttagggacattttgtcatttttttcccctgtatttTAGGAGCTTGAGATGAAGAACAATGAGATGAAGCAGACTCTGATGGAAAAAGAGGAATTACTGAAGGTAAACTTCCTTTTCATGAAACCATGACTGCTAAtgtgaactctgtgtgtgtgtgtgtgtgtgtgtgtgtgtgtgtgtgtgtgtgtgtgtgtgtgtgtgtgtgtgcttactaATTTTGGGgggacattttgtccttttacataaatatacaagCCTTAATTGTTGTACTTTCAGACTCCCTGCCAGAAACTAAGGAGCAACACCAGAAGGCTGTTTCAGAGGCAAAGGCAGAGATCTACGTCCTGATTAATCAAATAAAGACCCtgatacagcgggggaaataagtattggacgcatcaacacttttttcacattttgttttcagatttttgatatttaataaaaataaataatgaaatcatgtgtaaatattgccatgaatttcactactgaatgggctcatacacaaaatataccataatttaaagctcaatagcatttgaagggaatgatgtacagtcacaaaaccaactgtaaagtgttcgactaGATGTCAGCTATAACTCACacttttagatttctgatatttaaccatataatgcatgaaccaaaaaacctaCACAAACTGACATTTTTGGTAACTGAGCGCAATTTTTTGAAAACTATGCATAGAGAACTGTGTacagtttattttatgtatgtaCATGTTTTGACAGATTGTGGATGGGAACCAAAGAAATTCAACAGTATTTACACCATTTCCAGTCAACTTTTTGAGCCCTGTTGTACTGCTTCTCTGACATGGAAAGGTATGCCACATGGAACCACCTGCAGTGGGGAAAttcaatctgaaaaaaagataataaaaaagataattGTCAgtgagggcgcacggtggcttggtggttagcacgttcgcctcacaccttcagagtcgggggtttgattcccatggctctgtgtgtgcggagtttgcatgttctccccgtgctgcgggggtttcctccaggtactccggtttcctcctccagtccaaagacatgcatggtaggctgattggcatgtctaaagtgtcagtagtgtgtgaatgtgtatgtgattgtgccctgtgatggattggcaccctgtccagggtgtaccccgccttgtgcccgatgctccctgggataggctccaggttccccgtgaccctgaaaaggcagtatagaagatggatggatggataattgtcAGTACTTTTAATTATTTCGTTAATaggatatttttttgtgtgtgaagaaaatgattaattccaatatgggtcattttgaccctcCTTTATGCATTCATGtaggttttttggttcatgcattgtagagttaaatataattttttttaaaaactaaaaggtgtgcgttatagctgacacctagtcgaacactttacagttggattTATGAGTGTACGTCAtttccttcaaatgctattgaccTTTAAatcatggtatattttgtgtatgagcccattggTTAGTCACATGccaatatttacacataatttcatcatttatttttattaaatatcacaaatctaaaaggtgtgtgtcatacctgacacctagatgaacactttatagTTGGTTGTGTAACTgtacgtcattcccttcaaatggtTTTGAAGTTAGAAgcatgtataacaatgtcgtatgtaactttagaaacggtcccttaatttctgcatatctgcgaatattgGAAGTCCAGCGTCgggccaactttatgccagtatAATCCCAAAAATGATGAAACAGAACTAGGCCTAGCAAGAGACGAATATTAACTTGAATAGCTTAAAAACTTACATGTAGTTTTAAAATGGGAAATCTCAGTGATGATTCAAGAGACTTATTATTGCTGGATAAAACACATCTAATGATACAGAGCCCATGTGAGGGCTGAATTTAGGCAACAGTACTAGTTTGCTAAACCATTTTCATGCTTCCAGGTAAGCAACAGTagtgcaatcacacacacacacacacacacacacacacacacacacacacactacatcactccataataaatacattatatccTCTAAAGACCCTTATGCATGCTACATGTGGTTGAAGCCCACTTACAATCTACATAGAAAATGAATAGACatacattgatttaaaaatatatatacatatctgcTAACAGCCATTAGGCATAAAAGCTTGGGGAGATACATTTTATTAGATTTCTTATCTATGCAATTTTCACAGGGACCTACTTAGTTGGCCTATGAGTGGGTTGCCATGTTGCCATGGTAATGATGTTTTCTACTCTTTTCCCCTGCTACATCATCTGTATCAAGGGTGACACCCAGTGGACAAAGAATGGCAATAAATACTTAAAACCACCAATTACTCTTTAAATAGGTAgaatttgaaacatttctaggGCATGTTGCATAGGCTTAGAATTACATAGATGAGTCTAATGCAAGTATTCAAAAGCACAATCAAATATGAAAGCTAATATACCAGCTGTTCCAGTTGGCTGGGTTCCTCATGAATGCCAAAGATTATACTTGATGCATTGTTCTACATTCTGTAGCAAGCTTAGTGTACTGATAAATAAAGATGTGTTTAAAATGGTGAAGGAATGATATGATTTCATGTTTGCAATCTGGTGCTTGTGTTCAATCATTTGCATCATTGGAACCAACATCCGCTGTGTGAGTGAATCAGTTAGTAACAGagaaatacacaaacatgtaaTTTTATAACATTGTTCACGCTGTTGTATGATATTATGCATGCGCTTGAAAGAGGAGAAGCATAAATAGCAGGTTGTCtcatatgtgaaaaaaatacaaatctaCTTGTGTCGACGTTCAAAAGAAATTCACATTCACCTGGATGACTGAAGACCTTCACACCCTGCTGGAAAATCCAGTGCATTCTGGCCACCTACcagctggggggaaaaaaaccatgGCAAATAATCTTTGCCAACTGGCA is drawn from Ictalurus furcatus strain D&B chromosome 8, Billie_1.0, whole genome shotgun sequence and contains these coding sequences:
- the LOC128611213 gene encoding leucine-rich repeat flightless-interacting protein 1-like isoform X3 yields the protein MKRFLNALNAGEETTVDPEDTPEVYLLQRPVRKWEYLCCRASPGSDVENHAVCVQGTEPALVQPAEVPQDQVMDSVTPADEKMQKLVVCSTQLEESMRELEELLCEACRDDLESKSSIAKLEEKHQKAEETIAQLEAEKAILTNQVEKLQGTLQNMGNMLTETHRECDELTDEYEREQEAHSILQKESDEMKETLTQKEELLQVSLAEAEEKYQKAEESIAQLEVEKANLTNQVEKLQEKVQNIENMLTESRRECEALMNEYERKQEAHSILKELEMKNNEMKQTLMEKEELLKTPCQKLRSNTRRLFQRQRQRSTS
- the LOC128611213 gene encoding leucine-rich repeat flightless-interacting protein 1-like isoform X2; the encoded protein is MHLMLERKQRWTPRTHLKRPVRKWEYLCCRASPGSDVENHAVCVQGTEPALVQPAEVPQDQVMDSVTPADEKMQKLVVCSTQLEESMRELEELLCEACRDDLESKSSIAKLEEKHQKAEETIAQLEAEKAILTNQVEKLQGTLQNMGNMLTETHRECDELTDEYEREQEAHSILQKESDEMKETLTQKEELLQVSLAEAEEKYQKAEESIAQLEVEKANLTNQVEKLQEKVQNIENMLTESRRECEALMNEYERKQEAHSILKELEMKNNEMKQTLMEKEELLKELEMKNNEMKQTLMEKEELLKTPCQKLRSNTRRLFQRQRQRSTS
- the LOC128611213 gene encoding leucine-rich repeat flightless-interacting protein 1-like isoform X4, with the protein product MKRFLNALNAGEETTVDPEDTPEVCVQGTEPALVQPAEVPQDQVMDSVTPADEKMQKLVVCSTQLEESMRELEELLCEACRDDLESKSSIAKLEEKHQKAEETIAQLEAEKAILTNQVEKLQGTLQNMGNMLTETHRECDELTDEYEREQEAHSILQKESDEMKETLTQKEELLQVSLAEAEEKYQKAEESIAQLEVEKANLTNQVEKLQEKVQNIENMLTESRRECEALMNEYERKQEAHSILKELEMKNNEMKQTLMEKEELLKELEMKNNEMKQTLMEKEELLKTPCQKLRSNTRRLFQRQRQRSTS
- the LOC128611213 gene encoding leucine-rich repeat flightless-interacting protein 1-like isoform X1 gives rise to the protein MKRFLNALNAGEETTVDPEDTPEVYLLQRPVRKWEYLCCRASPGSDVENHAVCVQGTEPALVQPAEVPQDQVMDSVTPADEKMQKLVVCSTQLEESMRELEELLCEACRDDLESKSSIAKLEEKHQKAEETIAQLEAEKAILTNQVEKLQGTLQNMGNMLTETHRECDELTDEYEREQEAHSILQKESDEMKETLTQKEELLQVSLAEAEEKYQKAEESIAQLEVEKANLTNQVEKLQEKVQNIENMLTESRRECEALMNEYERKQEAHSILKELEMKNNEMKQTLMEKEELLKELEMKNNEMKQTLMEKEELLKTPCQKLRSNTRRLFQRQRQRSTS